Proteins encoded together in one Nostoc sp. PCC 7524 window:
- a CDS encoding ABC transporter ATP-binding protein, with protein MTLLKSHQDTFEPPQDDEVVLSVKNVSKRFCRDLKKSLFYGIQDIASEVLGLSRNGDALRKSEFWALKDVSLELRRGEALGLVGANGAGKTTLLRVISGLIKPDAGTVEVKGRVAPLIALGAGFNPVLTGRENVYVNMSILGLSNEEIDERFDQVVEFAEIGEAIDAPVQSYSSGMAARLGFACAIHTEPDILLIDEVLSVGDIRFRQKCHKKIYELRKKEVSFILVSHSTQTIMGISESIVYLSKGSVKAIGSSFAVFQQYQQDIFQQDISSNLGILELANNDQREKLDFAIQAIFFRNSEGVVVKAPVCSESIFLCIKYISKLNFDNINIVIVIEEIGGGEGEPILFLDSFQDRKHIKVFRGLNETRILFPIFGLRPGMYQSKIFVRKNPLYTLDYTESFQFFVESGSTIIHRCAFYQPRVWDASIE; from the coding sequence ATGACTTTGCTGAAATCTCATCAAGACACCTTTGAACCACCACAAGATGATGAAGTGGTTTTGTCAGTTAAGAATGTCTCCAAACGGTTTTGTCGAGATTTGAAGAAGTCGCTCTTTTATGGGATACAAGATATAGCTAGTGAGGTATTGGGATTAAGCAGAAATGGTGATGCACTGCGGAAGAGTGAGTTTTGGGCATTGAAGGATGTCAGCCTAGAATTGCGTCGTGGGGAAGCATTAGGATTAGTTGGGGCGAATGGTGCTGGTAAAACTACACTTTTAAGGGTTATTAGCGGACTAATTAAACCGGATGCAGGAACGGTAGAAGTTAAGGGTAGAGTCGCGCCGTTGATTGCTTTGGGAGCAGGATTTAACCCCGTTTTGACAGGACGAGAGAATGTTTACGTCAATATGTCAATTTTGGGGCTTTCTAACGAGGAGATTGATGAGCGATTTGATCAGGTTGTAGAGTTTGCAGAGATTGGTGAGGCTATTGATGCGCCAGTACAGAGCTATAGTTCTGGGATGGCTGCTAGGTTAGGTTTTGCCTGTGCAATTCATACAGAGCCAGATATTTTATTGATTGATGAAGTGTTGTCTGTTGGTGATATAAGATTTAGGCAAAAGTGTCATAAAAAGATTTATGAACTACGAAAAAAAGAAGTTTCATTTATCTTAGTTAGCCATAGCACTCAAACAATCATGGGTATCTCTGAAAGTATAGTCTATCTATCAAAAGGTAGCGTCAAAGCTATAGGAAGTTCATTTGCAGTATTCCAACAGTATCAACAGGATATTTTTCAGCAAGATATAAGTTCAAATTTGGGTATATTAGAATTAGCTAATAATGATCAGAGAGAAAAATTAGACTTTGCTATACAGGCTATCTTTTTTAGAAACTCTGAAGGTGTAGTAGTTAAAGCACCAGTTTGTTCTGAATCAATATTCTTGTGTATTAAGTATATATCTAAGTTAAACTTCGACAATATTAATATTGTCATCGTTATTGAAGAGATTGGTGGTGGTGAAGGAGAACCAATATTATTTTTAGATAGTTTTCAAGACAGGAAGCATATCAAAGTTTTTAGAGGCTTAAACGAAACTCGAATATTATTTCCTATCTTCGGATTAAGACCTGGAATGTATCAATCAAAAATTTTTGTTAGAAAAAATCCTCTTTACACTTTAGATTATACTGAGTCATTTCAGTTTTTTGTTGAATCTGGTTCAACAATTATCCACAGATGTGCTTTTTATCAACCTAGAGTTTGGGATGCGAGCATCGAATAG
- a CDS encoding glycosyltransferase family 4 protein produces the protein MKLNEWINQKLTPSISIPSADEYEHSLNVQQSIKLSVITQFFPPDYAATGQLIEELVKQLEQQGVNIEVFTSQPGYAFSSNTAPSFERVDGIKIQRSRTAQLWPGRIRGKAVNGVLYTLRALLYLFRAWRRNNVLLITTAPPFLPVVGYLANLLFKLPYVCIIYDLYPDIAIALGVVSKHNWIAKLWQAINKRVWLKAKGIVVLSPGMKQRVLAHCPQVAHKTSVIHSWANPELIVPIAKQENWFAWKYDLVNKFTVLYSGNMGRCHDIDTLLKAAIELQDEPIQFVCIGGGAKREELIAQVNQLGLNNFTFLPYQDKQVLPYSLTACDLSLVSIDPSSESLVVPSKLYSALAAGRPLAVVCSPHSYLRQLIAEADCGATFDNGDGHGLAQFIRLLNRDQELKERMGKAGRQYLRSHFTPKVISQQYLDVLHQALFNDEITNISPMNNK, from the coding sequence ATGAAGCTCAATGAATGGATTAATCAAAAGTTAACGCCATCCATTTCTATTCCGTCGGCGGATGAATATGAGCATTCTCTTAATGTTCAGCAATCAATTAAGTTATCTGTAATTACGCAATTTTTTCCGCCAGACTATGCTGCTACAGGTCAATTGATAGAGGAACTTGTAAAACAGTTAGAGCAGCAAGGAGTAAATATCGAGGTTTTTACCAGTCAGCCTGGATATGCGTTTAGCTCTAACACGGCTCCGTCTTTTGAACGTGTTGATGGAATTAAGATTCAACGATCGCGCACTGCTCAACTGTGGCCAGGTAGAATTCGTGGTAAGGCGGTAAATGGGGTTTTATATACCTTACGCGCTCTACTCTATCTGTTCAGAGCTTGGCGGCGTAACAATGTATTATTAATAACTACAGCTCCACCATTCTTGCCAGTTGTGGGTTATTTAGCCAACCTACTATTCAAATTGCCCTATGTCTGCATCATCTATGATCTCTACCCAGATATTGCGATCGCACTCGGTGTAGTATCTAAGCATAACTGGATAGCAAAGCTTTGGCAGGCAATTAATAAGCGAGTTTGGCTCAAGGCTAAAGGTATTGTAGTTTTGAGTCCTGGGATGAAACAGCGTGTTTTAGCGCACTGTCCCCAAGTAGCGCATAAAACCTCTGTGATTCATAGCTGGGCTAACCCTGAGTTAATCGTACCGATTGCCAAGCAGGAAAATTGGTTTGCTTGGAAGTATGACTTAGTGAATAAGTTCACTGTCCTGTACTCTGGGAATATGGGGCGTTGTCATGACATCGATACCTTATTAAAGGCTGCTATTGAACTGCAAGACGAGCCAATACAATTTGTATGTATTGGTGGGGGAGCCAAAAGAGAAGAATTAATTGCCCAAGTGAATCAATTAGGGCTAAATAATTTTACCTTTTTACCTTATCAAGACAAACAAGTTTTGCCTTATTCTCTGACAGCTTGCGATTTATCTTTGGTGAGTATTGACCCATCTAGTGAAAGTTTAGTTGTCCCTAGCAAGTTATACTCAGCTTTAGCAGCCGGGAGACCATTGGCGGTAGTCTGTTCACCCCACTCATACCTGAGACAACTAATTGCAGAAGCCGACTGTGGGGCAACATTTGATAATGGCGATGGTCATGGACTAGCGCAGTTTATCCGCTTGCTCAATCGTGACCAAGAACTAAAAGAGCGTATGGGTAAAGCCGGTCGTCAGTATCTGCGATCGCACTTTACACCTAAAGTCATCTCTCAACAATACCTGGATGTTTTGCATCAGGCTTTGTTTAATGATGAGATCACAAATATCTCTCCAATGAATAATAAGTAA
- a CDS encoding ABC transporter permease, with translation MGRDLLASRQLAWRLLVRDIRAQYRQSMFGVLWAFLPPIITAMGLLVAKNAGAVNIGNTDIPYPAYVMFSMALWQTFVESLSGPIAAVNAAKPMLAKINFPREAIILAKIGEVFFNFGIKLILILGLFIWFQIPVTWSVFLAPVALIHLVILGTSIGLLLAPIGALYGDVAKAIPLIVSPWLLLTPVIYPVPKQGLFATIVNLNPVTPLLVTTRDLATQGFVSDPIGFWVVSATAFGLLIIAWILYRLAIPFIVERMSA, from the coding sequence ATGGGGCGCGATTTATTGGCATCAAGGCAGCTAGCATGGCGGTTGTTGGTGAGAGATATTCGCGCTCAATATCGTCAGTCAATGTTTGGGGTATTATGGGCATTTCTCCCACCAATTATTACAGCGATGGGATTGCTCGTAGCTAAAAATGCTGGGGCGGTAAATATTGGCAATACAGATATTCCCTATCCGGCTTATGTCATGTTTAGCATGGCACTATGGCAGACTTTTGTGGAATCATTGAGTGGGCCAATTGCAGCCGTGAATGCAGCAAAACCAATGCTGGCAAAAATTAATTTCCCTAGAGAAGCAATCATATTAGCAAAGATAGGGGAAGTATTTTTTAATTTTGGCATTAAGTTAATTTTGATTTTGGGTTTGTTTATTTGGTTCCAGATTCCTGTGACTTGGAGTGTATTTTTAGCACCAGTAGCTTTGATTCACTTAGTCATATTAGGTACGAGTATTGGATTATTGCTTGCTCCTATTGGGGCTTTATATGGAGATGTGGCTAAAGCAATACCGTTAATTGTCTCGCCCTGGTTGTTGTTAACTCCTGTGATTTACCCAGTTCCCAAGCAGGGATTGTTTGCCACCATTGTAAATTTAAATCCGGTGACACCTTTGTTAGTAACCACCAGGGATTTAGCAACACAAGGATTTGTTTCTGATCCCATTGGGTTTTGGGTAGTTAGTGCTACCGCTTTTGGGCTATTAATAATAGCTTGGATTTTATATCGCTTGGCAATTCCGTTTATTGTAGAGCGCATGAGTGCGTAA
- a CDS encoding polysaccharide pyruvyl transferase family protein — protein MNKTKVFLAGDTANRLNWGCRATTLALKSMIMDTSDISYSLDFSKLAKSLNTINTTNNHSFSRRVLNKISNKVYNFTGITVEKRQKLNIHPTNIEEFDFFADQFQKRAFLPSIYDQIDNSDVVVINGEGGFLKSEKTFPALMSLFIGYVAKRCLKKPCIIINHTADIRHPEIKAIAQYVYPLFDDVAVREPFSFRAIKDLRKNKPVILAADAVFKYKPITNNSWAEVVSRPHYFSFYPFSVQNLDVSKPYICLGGSAALHPMRRKDHKPFPAFLKLCKALNDIYPVVLVAACAGDEDFMREVSKELNLPVLGTSMPTYQAVDVLGNAALYVGGRWHSCIKALTGGTPIVVFSSNTNYKSEGIVELMKLDHNPFDSYHIGEFVEDIVEQSEDYLKQGSSLRERLLRRVQELSDSADKNVRFLWT, from the coding sequence ATGAATAAGACTAAAGTTTTTTTGGCAGGTGACACTGCAAACAGGTTGAACTGGGGATGTCGTGCTACAACATTGGCACTCAAATCCATGATTATGGATACTTCCGACATTTCATATAGTCTTGACTTCTCTAAATTAGCCAAGTCTCTAAATACAATAAATACAACAAATAATCATTCATTCTCAAGAAGAGTTTTGAATAAAATCAGTAATAAAGTTTACAATTTTACAGGGATAACTGTTGAAAAAAGACAGAAATTAAATATTCATCCAACAAATATTGAAGAATTTGATTTTTTTGCTGATCAATTCCAGAAACGTGCTTTTCTACCTTCAATTTATGATCAAATTGATAACTCTGACGTAGTCGTGATAAATGGTGAAGGGGGATTCCTAAAAAGTGAAAAAACTTTTCCAGCATTGATGAGTTTGTTTATAGGTTATGTTGCAAAAAGATGCTTAAAAAAGCCATGTATTATTATTAATCATACCGCAGATATAAGGCATCCAGAAATCAAAGCAATTGCTCAATATGTCTATCCACTGTTTGATGACGTGGCTGTTCGTGAACCATTTTCCTTTAGAGCTATTAAGGATCTGCGTAAGAACAAGCCCGTTATTCTAGCAGCTGATGCAGTCTTTAAGTATAAACCTATAACTAACAATAGCTGGGCTGAAGTCGTTTCCAGACCTCATTATTTTAGTTTTTATCCTTTCAGTGTGCAAAACCTTGATGTTAGCAAACCTTATATATGTTTAGGTGGTAGTGCTGCATTGCACCCTATGCGAAGAAAAGATCATAAACCATTTCCTGCTTTTCTTAAGCTATGCAAGGCATTGAATGATATTTACCCTGTTGTTTTAGTTGCAGCTTGTGCTGGTGACGAGGATTTTATGCGAGAAGTTTCTAAAGAATTAAATCTTCCTGTTCTTGGAACTTCAATGCCAACATATCAAGCTGTTGATGTTTTAGGTAATGCAGCACTATATGTTGGTGGACGGTGGCATTCATGTATTAAAGCCCTTACTGGTGGAACTCCGATAGTTGTCTTCTCATCGAATACCAACTACAAATCAGAAGGTATAGTGGAGTTAATGAAATTAGATCATAATCCTTTTGATTCTTATCATATAGGTGAGTTTGTTGAGGATATAGTTGAACAGTCTGAAGATTATTTAAAACAAGGTTCATCATTACGCGAAAGACTATTGAGACGCGTTCAAGAGCTATCAGATTCAGCAGACAAAAACGTAAGGTTTCTTTGGACATAG
- a CDS encoding Uma2 family endonuclease translates to MYQTDPPLPPSEVLPTMYDLPSEDPEEPGLPDEFHDFQPQLLRETCQSPTYPTGEMFIGTDLNLYYDARKRLWHKRPDWFLVLGVSRAQQQQEMRLSYVVWQEAVAPFLVVELLSLGTEAEDLGQTLRDANKPPTKWQVYEQNLRIPYYVVFDRYQNLLRVFELTGTRYQAVELVEPKFWFEELQLGLGVWQGCYQQTEGLWLRWYDVAGNWIPTLEERAEQERQRAERLAQRLRSLGLDPDIL, encoded by the coding sequence ATGTACCAAACTGATCCACCTCTTCCCCCCAGTGAAGTCCTACCGACAATGTACGATCTTCCCAGCGAAGATCCAGAGGAGCCTGGTTTGCCCGACGAATTTCACGACTTCCAACCCCAACTTTTGCGGGAAACCTGTCAATCACCAACTTACCCGACTGGGGAAATGTTCATTGGTACAGACTTAAATTTGTATTACGATGCTCGTAAGCGGTTATGGCATAAAAGACCAGATTGGTTTTTGGTATTAGGTGTATCTCGCGCTCAACAACAACAAGAAATGCGTCTGAGCTATGTTGTTTGGCAAGAAGCAGTTGCACCATTTTTAGTAGTAGAATTACTTTCACTAGGTACGGAAGCAGAAGATTTGGGGCAAACATTAAGGGACGCTAATAAACCCCCGACAAAATGGCAAGTGTATGAACAGAATTTACGCATTCCTTATTACGTTGTGTTTGACCGTTACCAAAATTTGTTGCGAGTGTTTGAATTAACAGGCACGCGATATCAAGCAGTAGAACTTGTAGAACCGAAATTCTGGTTTGAGGAATTACAGTTAGGTTTGGGGGTTTGGCAGGGGTGCTATCAACAAACAGAAGGTTTATGGCTGCGTTGGTATGATGTTGCAGGTAACTGGATTCCCACTTTAGAGGAACGAGCCGAACAAGAAAGGCAACGGGCTGAACGATTGGCGCAAAGATTGCGATCGCTCGGTTTAGACCCAGATATTTTATAG
- a CDS encoding DUF29 domain-containing protein, which produces MSQSSLYETDFLAWINQQQLALTNRDLTALDWENLVEELDAMGIREKNELKNRLVVLLAHLLKWQYQPTKRSISWFTTIANQRDDLQDLLAEKPSLQQYIPDILPKAYRNARREASAETGLVLATFLEACPYSIEEILNPEFLCNTTDDFEKAMNK; this is translated from the coding sequence ATGTCTCAGTCATCTCTCTACGAAACAGATTTTTTAGCTTGGATAAATCAGCAACAGTTAGCCCTAACTAACCGAGATTTAACAGCTTTAGACTGGGAAAATCTGGTGGAAGAGTTAGATGCTATGGGCATTAGAGAAAAAAATGAGTTAAAAAACCGCTTAGTAGTTTTATTAGCTCATTTACTTAAGTGGCAATATCAGCCTACAAAACGTTCTATCAGTTGGTTTACCACTATTGCTAACCAAAGAGATGATTTACAGGATTTGTTAGCAGAAAAACCGAGTTTACAGCAGTATATTCCTGATATTTTACCTAAAGCTTATCGGAATGCACGCAGGGAAGCATCGGCAGAAACAGGATTAGTTTTGGCTACTTTTTTAGAAGCTTGTCCTTATAGCATTGAAGAAATATTAAATCCCGAATTTTTGTGTAACACTACAGACGATTTTGAAAAAGCAATGAATAAATAA
- a CDS encoding methyltransferase domain-containing protein, which translates to MMKLKHSCPLCGSKNYNHLYDIDEHKKEVITYICNNCGFIFLSPRPSIQERGVFYQKTSVLKSECSILISDDKNFFQFESIARTRLNILADNLEKYLWSNNHQKSVLEVGCGTGSFLRLMRGCGWNVLGLEPDITYAKAAEERYNIEIKGEFIQELSTDQKFDLIATFHVIEHVDDPNIFLAAIHSCLVDDGYLFLECPSIDKWYGDSIDFFLQDVHINTFSQKTLFAFLAKAGFKTIANGWNGNGLWVIAKKDKTANLPVVWDDPERIKHIVREAYRNSRNQNLLAKRFISRVQRGLTLIKEDPLQFPYKVLAKVQKRFGVPANTRISSTKNQIIDIRELNANDIGITPVITTNTKDTVLKIAHLGVHGNISNGGDTLLFPAVRYLFQTNLAPTNFTLFQVRDKVTQETIDAINQHDALVIGGGGLFLADTNPNNLSGWQWPCPIELLEQIKIPIIVFSVGYNKFRGQQEFADVFHRSVCKLVEKSAFFGLRNYGSIQQLKNYLPEELHERLVFQPCPTTVLSKFYAGIPQISNNDNDQRVITINIALDRHHLRFGHKEDEILWNIAEVLLSFQQDGWQIRLLNHCPVDTETSFWFRAKSLYSEERNLHYLPPQASIDAYSDVSLAIGMRGHAQMIPFGLGCPILSLISHDKLGFFLEDIEHPEWGIEVKSSNFRDELTDKISSILGNRQATIYQLEKAQDRLWNVTCDNLTHIRKIIQAS; encoded by the coding sequence ATGATGAAATTGAAACATAGTTGCCCTTTATGTGGTTCAAAGAATTATAACCACCTTTATGATATAGATGAACATAAAAAGGAGGTAATCACTTATATTTGCAATAATTGTGGGTTTATTTTCCTATCACCAAGACCATCTATCCAAGAAAGAGGAGTCTTTTATCAGAAAACCTCTGTCTTAAAAAGTGAGTGTAGTATTTTAATTTCTGACGATAAAAATTTTTTTCAATTTGAAAGTATAGCTAGAACAAGGCTAAATATATTAGCAGATAATTTAGAGAAATATCTTTGGTCAAATAACCATCAAAAATCTGTTTTAGAGGTAGGTTGTGGAACTGGCAGTTTCCTTCGTCTGATGAGAGGCTGTGGATGGAATGTACTAGGGCTAGAGCCAGATATCACCTACGCTAAAGCTGCTGAGGAAAGGTATAACATTGAGATTAAGGGTGAGTTTATTCAAGAACTAAGTACCGATCAAAAATTTGACTTAATTGCGACGTTTCATGTCATTGAACACGTTGACGATCCTAATATCTTTTTAGCTGCCATTCATAGCTGCTTAGTAGATGATGGTTATCTCTTTTTGGAATGCCCAAGTATTGATAAGTGGTATGGAGATAGTATCGATTTCTTCTTGCAGGATGTTCATATTAATACTTTTTCCCAAAAGACTCTGTTTGCTTTTTTAGCAAAGGCTGGGTTTAAAACAATCGCTAACGGCTGGAATGGTAATGGACTATGGGTTATAGCTAAAAAAGATAAAACGGCTAACCTTCCAGTTGTTTGGGATGATCCTGAGCGAATTAAACACATTGTTAGAGAAGCATATAGGAACAGTAGAAATCAAAACCTCTTAGCAAAAAGATTTATTTCTCGCGTTCAGCGCGGACTTACTCTAATAAAGGAAGACCCTCTCCAATTTCCTTATAAAGTTTTGGCAAAAGTTCAGAAACGCTTTGGAGTTCCAGCCAATACAAGAATATCTTCCACTAAAAACCAAATTATTGATATTAGAGAACTCAACGCTAATGATATAGGTATTACTCCAGTTATTACTACCAACACAAAAGATACTGTATTGAAAATAGCCCATCTTGGAGTACATGGAAATATTAGTAATGGAGGTGATACCTTACTATTTCCGGCAGTCAGGTATCTGTTTCAAACCAATCTTGCACCAACTAATTTCACGCTGTTTCAGGTTAGAGACAAAGTTACTCAAGAAACGATTGATGCAATTAATCAACATGATGCTCTTGTCATTGGAGGAGGTGGATTATTTCTTGCAGACACTAACCCTAATAACCTGTCAGGTTGGCAATGGCCATGTCCAATTGAACTACTAGAACAAATCAAAATACCTATTATAGTCTTTTCTGTTGGTTACAACAAATTCAGAGGACAGCAGGAGTTTGCCGATGTTTTTCACCGGAGTGTATGTAAACTTGTAGAGAAAAGCGCATTCTTTGGTTTGAGAAACTATGGTAGTATCCAACAGCTTAAAAATTACCTCCCTGAAGAATTGCATGAACGATTAGTATTTCAACCTTGTCCAACTACCGTTTTGTCAAAGTTTTATGCGGGTATTCCTCAGATTTCCAATAATGACAATGATCAACGTGTGATCACTATAAACATTGCTCTTGATCGTCATCATCTTCGTTTTGGACATAAGGAAGATGAGATTTTATGGAATATAGCAGAAGTATTACTTTCTTTTCAGCAAGATGGTTGGCAGATTAGGCTTCTAAATCACTGTCCTGTAGATACTGAAACAAGTTTTTGGTTTAGAGCTAAATCATTATACTCAGAAGAGAGAAACCTGCATTATCTACCTCCACAAGCATCAATTGATGCCTACTCAGATGTCTCTCTAGCCATCGGTATGCGTGGTCATGCACAGATGATTCCGTTTGGATTAGGCTGCCCGATATTAAGCCTCATTAGCCATGATAAATTAGGTTTTTTCTTAGAAGATATTGAACACCCTGAATGGGGAATAGAAGTCAAAAGTAGCAATTTCAGGGATGAACTAACAGATAAAATTTCTTCTATATTAGGTAATCGGCAAGCAACTATTTATCAGCTTGAGAAAGCGCAAGACAGATTATGGAATGTTACGTGTGATAATCTCACACACATCCGAAAAATTATTCAAGCTAGTTAG
- a CDS encoding acylneuraminate cytidylyltransferase family protein — protein sequence MTVITIIPARGGSKGVPGKNIRVIKDKPLIAYSIQDAQEANLVDKVYVSTDDPEITSVSRNYGAEVIERPIELATDTASSESALIHALTEIEKISVNPELVVFLQCTSPLRTGSDIDRAIEQLRSENADSLLSVSPTHRFLWHQVNGVAQSINYDYRQRPRRQDMNPQYMENGSIYIFKPWVLKELNNRLGGKISLFVMNEKQSHEIDSLDDFEYVEFLLSKQSE from the coding sequence ATGACAGTAATAACAATTATCCCAGCTAGAGGAGGTTCTAAAGGAGTTCCTGGTAAAAACATTCGTGTGATTAAGGACAAACCTCTGATTGCTTATTCCATACAGGATGCTCAAGAAGCAAATTTAGTAGACAAAGTGTATGTATCCACTGATGACCCAGAAATTACATCTGTATCACGTAACTATGGGGCGGAAGTAATTGAACGTCCAATAGAACTTGCTACAGATACAGCCTCATCTGAATCTGCTCTCATCCATGCTTTAACTGAAATTGAAAAAATAAGTGTTAACCCTGAACTGGTAGTATTTTTACAATGTACATCTCCCTTACGTACTGGCTCTGATATTGATCGCGCTATCGAGCAGTTACGTTCAGAAAATGCAGATTCCTTACTCTCCGTCTCACCTACCCATCGCTTTCTTTGGCATCAAGTCAATGGCGTTGCTCAGTCCATTAACTATGACTATCGCCAACGTCCTCGCCGCCAAGATATGAATCCCCAATATATGGAAAATGGTTCAATTTATATCTTTAAACCTTGGGTATTAAAAGAGTTAAATAACAGATTGGGTGGCAAAATATCTTTGTTTGTGATGAATGAAAAACAAAGCCACGAAATAGATTCTTTAGATGATTTTGAATATGTGGAATTTTTGCTTAGTAAACAGTCAGAGTAG